One Halodesulfurarchaeum sp. HSR-GB genomic window carries:
- a CDS encoding DUF6908 domain-containing protein: MKTIKEILDSLEAESPEELELGEGYTIKADGSMDLTIEKIAEHRLSVAHYFKQRGDLMRDPEIVFDVSDEDWTPIEFRTDPHTHDYDENGLGINDFLNLWNRNLRNQRFVKNAEDESMVEHLGDS; the protein is encoded by the coding sequence ATGAAGACCATCAAAGAAATCCTCGACAGCCTCGAAGCCGAATCGCCAGAAGAACTGGAATTGGGAGAAGGGTATACGATCAAAGCAGACGGATCCATGGACCTGACTATCGAAAAGATAGCCGAACACCGCCTGTCCGTTGCTCATTACTTCAAGCAACGGGGCGACCTTATGAGGGATCCAGAAATCGTCTTCGACGTCAGCGATGAAGACTGGACCCCCATCGAGTTCCGAACTGACCCCCACACCCACGATTACGACGAAAACGGCCTTGGAATCAATGACTTCCTCAATCTGTGGAATCGGAACCTCCGAAACCAAAGATTCGTCAAAAACGCCGAAGACGAGTCGATGGTAGAACACCTCGGGGATTCCTGA
- a CDS encoding transposase: MQSSELTHTLSFSLNITTGSADDLQNGCREARRIRNETNRLDRQGWKWSDIKSVIVDNANHIKNTSQLIVDKALGEIETYLDNKDDGWGRPYPYIDRMYPIVMNHEEGYRLFLEDDGTVRFRVTATRGTHVKGELRGSPDHFDRLRIAFNDEEWRVGTAEVVHKHDEWRLHVTVTHEQHRVATKADADPIVGVDVNEDCIALVAMDRKGAVRDSVVLEYPSVKEQRHEFFTKRKRMQKAGQTAFETVVQAEERNYVHDCLHKVSRRVVEWVSQFSDPVIVFEDLKDMRNSIDYGTRMNRRLHSIPFAALQEMVSYKAAWNGIPSDEVDPKYTSQRCPRTECQHTERANRHKKRFKCNQCGFQDHADRKAAVCVVQNWFDKQDENVPSLETLPRMVKVRRAASGAGGGPDSHGAGFASGVDRHGTSARPEVEAREELKPIASAVPE; encoded by the coding sequence GTGCAGTCGTCTGAACTCACCCACACATTATCCTTCAGTTTGAACATTACCACGGGGAGTGCCGACGACCTGCAAAACGGGTGTCGCGAAGCCCGCCGCATTCGTAACGAGACAAACCGTCTCGACCGACAAGGTTGGAAGTGGAGCGACATCAAATCAGTTATCGTCGACAACGCCAACCACATCAAAAACACCAGTCAACTCATCGTTGATAAGGCGCTCGGTGAAATCGAAACCTACCTCGACAACAAGGATGACGGTTGGGGACGACCATATCCGTACATCGACCGGATGTACCCGATAGTGATGAACCATGAAGAAGGCTACCGCCTGTTCCTCGAAGACGATGGAACGGTTCGATTCCGTGTCACGGCCACGAGAGGAACACACGTCAAAGGCGAACTTCGTGGGAGTCCCGACCATTTCGACCGTCTTCGAATCGCGTTCAACGACGAGGAATGGCGTGTTGGGACTGCTGAAGTCGTTCACAAACACGACGAGTGGCGACTTCATGTTACCGTTACACATGAGCAACACAGAGTTGCCACCAAGGCCGATGCAGACCCGATCGTTGGCGTTGACGTGAACGAGGACTGCATTGCTCTCGTTGCAATGGATCGAAAAGGGGCGGTAAGAGACTCTGTAGTACTTGAGTATCCGTCGGTCAAAGAACAGCGCCATGAGTTTTTTACCAAGCGCAAGCGGATGCAGAAAGCGGGACAAACTGCGTTCGAGACAGTCGTGCAAGCTGAAGAACGTAACTACGTTCACGACTGCTTACACAAAGTGTCGCGTCGAGTAGTCGAATGGGTCTCGCAGTTTTCGGACCCGGTCATCGTCTTTGAAGACCTCAAAGACATGCGAAACAGTATCGACTACGGGACGCGGATGAACCGTCGGCTGCACTCAATACCGTTCGCCGCACTCCAAGAGATGGTATCGTACAAGGCTGCCTGGAACGGGATTCCCTCAGACGAGGTTGACCCGAAGTACACGAGCCAACGGTGTCCCCGAACGGAGTGCCAGCACACAGAACGGGCGAACCGTCACAAAAAACGGTTCAAGTGCAATCAGTGTGGGTTCCAAGACCATGCCGATCGGAAAGCGGCAGTGTGCGTGGTGCAGAATTGGTTCGACAAGCAGGATGAGAATGTGCCGTCTCTCGAAACCCTTCCTCGTATGGTAAAGGTGAGACGGGCGGCATCGGGGGCTGGTGGAGGCCCCGACTCTCACGGAGCGGGTTTCGCTTCGGGTGTTGACCGACACGGAACGTCGGCGCGACCAGAGGTGGAAGCGCGAGAGGAATTAAAGCCCATTGCCTCAGCAGTGCCAGAGTAA